A window from Herbaspirillum sp. meg3 encodes these proteins:
- a CDS encoding sugar ABC transporter ATP-binding protein, with the protein MSNATRVATSAEPALELIGIHKAFTGVKALTDVGLRLYPGEVHTLMGQNGAGKSTLIKVLTGVYTPDSGRILLKGHAIQPGSTLEAQQLGISTVYQEVNLCPNLSVAENIFIGRYPRKWGGFGPIDWTTMHRRATKLLAKLDLHIDVQKPLSSYPLAIQQMVAISRAVSVSASVLILDEPTSSLDEAEVQLLFKVLRSLRDEGMAILFVTHFLDQTYEISDRITVLRNGVREGEYAASELSRLDLVNKMVGVQIDATAAGNALAANAEITPAARDGEVFLQARGLGRKGALAPQDLDLRAGEVFGLCGLLGSGRTEAARLLFGADKADSGTISIKGEAVKFSTPRDAISAGIGFCSEDRKKEGAILELSVRENIILALQARNGLLHVIPRKRQQQIASDYVKWLGIKTPDIDTPIGSLSGGNQQKALLARWLATDPDMLILDEPTRGIDVRAKQEIMDFVMALCHKGMAILFISSEIPEVLRCSDRMLVLRDREGCGEYLRGELDDASVLQVIAGESVGKSAGKMVGEAV; encoded by the coding sequence ATGTCGAACGCAACCAGAGTTGCCACCAGTGCCGAACCGGCGCTGGAATTAATCGGCATCCACAAAGCATTCACCGGCGTGAAGGCCCTGACAGATGTCGGCCTGCGTCTCTATCCCGGCGAAGTCCATACCCTCATGGGGCAAAATGGCGCCGGCAAGTCAACCCTGATCAAAGTGCTGACCGGTGTGTACACGCCCGACAGCGGCCGCATCTTGCTGAAGGGCCATGCGATTCAGCCCGGCTCCACACTGGAAGCGCAGCAGCTTGGCATCAGCACGGTGTATCAGGAAGTGAATCTGTGCCCGAACTTATCGGTGGCCGAGAATATCTTCATCGGCCGCTACCCGCGCAAATGGGGCGGCTTCGGTCCCATCGACTGGACCACGATGCACCGCCGCGCGACCAAGCTGCTGGCCAAGCTCGATTTGCATATCGACGTGCAAAAGCCGCTGTCTTCGTATCCGTTGGCGATCCAGCAAATGGTGGCGATCTCACGTGCGGTGAGCGTGTCGGCCAGCGTGCTGATTCTCGATGAGCCTACTTCCAGTCTTGATGAAGCGGAAGTGCAACTGCTCTTCAAAGTCTTGCGCAGCCTGCGTGACGAAGGCATGGCGATCTTGTTCGTCACGCATTTCCTTGATCAGACTTACGAAATCTCCGACCGCATCACCGTACTGCGCAACGGCGTACGTGAAGGCGAATACGCCGCCAGCGAATTGTCGCGGCTCGACTTGGTCAACAAGATGGTGGGCGTGCAGATCGATGCCACCGCCGCAGGCAATGCCTTGGCCGCCAATGCCGAGATCACGCCGGCCGCCCGCGATGGCGAAGTATTTCTGCAGGCGCGCGGCTTGGGACGCAAGGGCGCGCTTGCGCCGCAAGATTTGGATTTGCGTGCCGGCGAAGTGTTCGGCCTGTGCGGCCTGCTCGGTTCCGGCCGTACCGAAGCGGCGCGCTTGCTGTTCGGCGCCGACAAGGCCGACAGCGGCACGATCAGCATCAAGGGTGAGGCAGTAAAATTTTCCACGCCGCGCGATGCGATTTCGGCGGGTATCGGTTTCTGCTCCGAAGACCGCAAGAAAGAGGGCGCGATTCTGGAGCTGTCGGTGCGTGAAAATATCATCCTCGCGTTACAAGCACGCAATGGCCTGCTGCACGTGATTCCCCGCAAGCGCCAACAGCAGATTGCCTCCGATTACGTGAAATGGCTGGGCATCAAGACGCCCGACATCGATACGCCGATCGGTTCACTGTCCGGCGGCAATCAGCAAAAAGCATTGCTGGCACGCTGGCTGGCGACCGATCCCGACATGCTGATCCTGGATGAACCGACGCGCGGTATCGACGTGCGCGCCAAGCAGGAGATCATGGATTTCGTCATGGCGTTGTGCCACAAAGGCATGGCGATTCTTTTCATTTCTTCCGAAATACCCGAAGTCCTGCGCTGCAGCGACCGCATGCTGGTGCTGCGCGATCGTGAAGGCTGCGGCGAATACCTGCGCGGCGAGCTCGACGATGCGTCGGTATTGCAGGTGATCGCAGGCGAAAGTGTGGGCAAGAGTGCGGGCAAAATGGTGGGAGAAGCAGTGTGA
- a CDS encoding ABC transporter substrate-binding protein, whose product MKMTRRTLLGAAVCMTLGLGVMSTAMSADKPLTMGFSQVGAESEWRTANTVSIKDAAKKAGVNLKFADAQQKQENQVKAIRSFIAQKVDVIAFSPVVESGWDTVLREAKAAKIPVILTDRAVNVTDKSLYVTFIGSDFVEEGRRAARWLLDRAKTMPAGDINIVELQGTVGSAPAIDRKAGFEEIIKTNPNLKIIRSQTGDFTRAKGKEVMEAFLKADGKKINVLYAHNDDMAIGAIQAIEEAGLKPGKDILVISIDGVKGAFEAMMAGKLNVTVECSPLLGPQLMSIAKDVKAGKEVPKRITTEEGVFPAEVAAKEFPNRKY is encoded by the coding sequence ATGAAAATGACACGCAGAACACTGCTGGGCGCCGCCGTTTGCATGACTTTGGGCTTGGGCGTCATGTCCACCGCCATGTCCGCAGACAAGCCGCTGACAATGGGTTTTTCGCAAGTCGGCGCCGAAAGCGAATGGCGCACCGCCAATACCGTTTCGATCAAGGACGCGGCCAAGAAGGCCGGCGTAAACCTGAAATTCGCCGATGCGCAGCAAAAGCAAGAGAACCAGGTCAAGGCGATCCGCTCTTTCATCGCACAAAAAGTCGACGTGATCGCTTTCTCGCCGGTGGTTGAGTCGGGCTGGGACACCGTCCTGCGCGAAGCCAAGGCCGCCAAGATCCCTGTGATCCTGACTGACCGCGCCGTCAACGTCACCGACAAATCGCTGTATGTGACTTTCATCGGATCCGATTTCGTTGAAGAAGGCCGCCGTGCCGCACGCTGGTTGCTGGATCGCGCCAAGACCATGCCTGCCGGCGACATCAACATCGTCGAATTGCAAGGTACTGTCGGCTCGGCACCGGCAATCGACCGCAAGGCCGGTTTCGAAGAAATCATCAAGACCAATCCGAACCTGAAGATCATCCGCTCGCAAACCGGCGATTTCACCCGCGCCAAGGGCAAGGAAGTGATGGAAGCTTTCTTGAAGGCTGACGGCAAGAAGATCAATGTGCTTTACGCGCATAACGACGACATGGCCATCGGCGCTATTCAGGCGATCGAAGAAGCCGGCCTGAAACCGGGCAAGGATATCCTCGTGATCTCCATCGACGGCGTAAAGGGCGCGTTTGAAGCCATGATGGCCGGCAAGCTCAACGTCACCGTCGAGTGCAGCCCGTTGCTCGGACCACAACTCATGTCGATCGCCAAGGATGTGAAGGCCGGCAAGGAAGTGCCGAAGCGCATCACAACGGAAGAAGGCGTATTCCCTGCGGAAGTGGCAGCCAAGGAATTCCCTAATCGTAAATATTGA
- a CDS encoding aldose 1-epimerase, producing MTTPAIEVLTLQSGRQRLSVLPTLGASVAAWDLQWRGQWTPLFRPWAGGSDLYTTACFPLVPWSNRITEGGFMHKGLHYPVLQNRTGENYPIHGDGWLQAWQAEAYTDSSVVLTLSSEQYDGDPYTYAATQTLTLRDDGLEIDLQVTNRGADELPFGLGLHPYFTRNAATRLQSRADGVWLCGADPIPTGHTQHFPATFDYNQFAPVDFPADGPLIDNCFTGWDGVSRIDYPDRGLRIEMRMEDCNGYSLMYRPPGLDYFCLEPITHPIDAFHMPGRDGLVNLVPGASMRLLTHFKVSEL from the coding sequence ATGACTACACCCGCCATTGAAGTGCTCACCCTGCAATCGGGTCGGCAACGCCTTAGCGTATTGCCAACCTTGGGAGCAAGCGTCGCAGCCTGGGATCTGCAGTGGCGCGGTCAATGGACGCCTTTGTTTCGCCCTTGGGCTGGCGGCAGCGATCTCTATACGACGGCGTGCTTCCCGCTGGTGCCATGGTCCAATCGCATCACCGAAGGCGGCTTCATGCACAAGGGCCTGCACTACCCGGTGTTGCAAAACCGTACCGGAGAAAACTACCCCATCCATGGCGACGGCTGGCTGCAGGCATGGCAAGCCGAAGCCTATACCGACAGCAGCGTGGTATTGACGCTGAGTTCGGAACAATACGACGGCGATCCCTACACCTATGCCGCGACGCAAACGCTGACCTTGCGTGACGACGGCCTGGAGATCGACCTGCAAGTCACCAACCGTGGTGCAGACGAACTGCCCTTCGGCCTTGGCCTGCACCCTTACTTTACGCGCAATGCTGCGACGCGGCTGCAATCGCGCGCCGACGGCGTCTGGCTGTGCGGCGCTGATCCGATTCCGACCGGCCATACGCAGCATTTTCCGGCGACCTTTGACTACAACCAGTTTGCGCCGGTGGATTTCCCTGCCGACGGACCGCTGATCGACAACTGTTTCACCGGCTGGGATGGCGTCTCCCGCATCGACTATCCCGACCGCGGCCTGCGCATCGAGATGCGCATGGAAGACTGCAACGGCTACAGCCTGATGTACCGCCCACCCGGCCTCGACTATTTTTGCCTGGAACCGATCACGCATCCTATCGATGCCTTCCATATGCCTGGCCGCGATGGCCTGGTCAATCTGGTTCCCGGCGCTTCGATGCGACTGCTCACACACTTCAAGGTGAGCGAACTCTGA
- a CDS encoding 2-dehydro-3-deoxygalactonokinase, producing MQTSSSTGLIALDWGTSSLRAYRFDKQGKVVDKRALPWGIMNLPPAENGADTINDDSTDAGFRRALQAACGDWLREAPGTPLIAAGMVGSKQGWREAPYLDVPLAVSNIGKSLTTVDTGLGTPLHIVSGLLERSALPNVIRGEETQVAGILDQLNVEDILIGLPGTHSKWVHVTGRRITHFDTFMTGEMYAALSNHTILGRTMQRDGAPDEAAFLRGAGVAKTADGRAGMLSNIFSSRTLGLTGELSPRAQADYLSGLLIGHEIAALLALADGRLQTRIALIGDDMLCQRYRQVLALYGVTQVEIAEAATEHGLWKLAEHAGLIA from the coding sequence ATGCAAACATCTTCATCCACCGGCCTGATTGCGCTCGACTGGGGCACGTCGTCCCTGCGCGCCTATCGTTTCGACAAACAAGGCAAGGTCGTCGACAAACGTGCGCTGCCCTGGGGCATCATGAATTTACCGCCCGCCGAAAACGGCGCAGATACTATCAACGACGATAGCACTGACGCCGGTTTCCGACGCGCACTGCAAGCCGCTTGCGGCGATTGGCTGCGCGAGGCGCCCGGCACGCCGCTGATCGCAGCAGGCATGGTCGGCAGCAAACAAGGCTGGCGCGAAGCACCGTATCTCGACGTACCGCTGGCTGTGAGCAACATCGGCAAATCGCTGACCACCGTCGATACCGGCCTCGGCACCCCGCTGCACATCGTATCCGGCTTGCTCGAACGTTCCGCCCTGCCCAATGTGATTCGCGGTGAAGAGACGCAGGTCGCCGGCATCCTCGACCAGTTAAACGTGGAGGACATCCTGATCGGCCTGCCGGGAACGCATTCCAAGTGGGTGCATGTCACTGGTCGCCGCATTACGCATTTCGATACGTTCATGACCGGCGAGATGTATGCCGCGCTGTCCAATCACACCATCCTCGGCCGCACCATGCAACGCGACGGCGCGCCTGACGAGGCCGCCTTTCTGCGCGGCGCAGGCGTGGCAAAAACCGCGGACGGCCGCGCAGGCATGCTGTCGAACATTTTCAGCAGCCGCACGCTGGGCCTGACCGGCGAACTCTCGCCACGCGCCCAGGCCGATTATTTGTCGGGTCTTCTGATCGGTCACGAAATCGCAGCGCTGCTGGCATTGGCCGATGGCCGCCTGCAAACGCGCATCGCGCTGATCGGCGACGACATGCTGTGCCAACGCTACCGTCAGGTGCTCGCGCTGTACGGTGTCACGCAAGTGGAAATCGCAGAGGCAGCAACTGAACACGGTCTGTGGAAACTGGCCGAACACGCCGGCTTGATTGCCTGA